One part of the Vicia villosa cultivar HV-30 ecotype Madison, WI linkage group LG6, Vvil1.0, whole genome shotgun sequence genome encodes these proteins:
- the LOC131608923 gene encoding uncharacterized protein LOC131608923 yields MGAVTSSMAAKFAFFPPNPPSYGIGVDEATGKNKITGVSTRENVDVLKLCTKRANNIVALYIKNTSASLTVLYSHGNAADLGQMYELFSELSIHLRVNLLCYDYSGYGQSSGKPSEQNTYADIEAAYKCLVEMYGAKEEDIILYGQSVGSGPTTDLASRLPNLRAVILHSPILSGLRVMYPVKRTYWFDIYKNIDKIPLVNCPVLVIHGTADDVVDCSHGKQLWEHCKEKYEPLWVKGGNHCDLELYPQYIKHLKKFIAAIEKSSRHRTEPGPAPDQLDIPRDSKDFREKPRPSMDLREISRRSIEFKDKSRISTDLKEKSRSGVDKRDKSRKSVDRSDKVNNGVAEIPEKARNSIDRFGGMVRSVGLCNIDCFRPSATHA; encoded by the exons ATGGGAGCAGTCACGTCGTCGATGGCGGCGAAGTTCGCCTTCTTCCCGCCGAATCCGCCGTCGTACGGCATCGGAGTCGACGAAGCTACCGGAAAAAACAAGATCACCGGAGTTTCAACTCGAGAAAACGTCGACGTTTTGAAGCTTTGTACCAAAAGAGCGAACAACATCGTTGCTTTGTATATAAAGAACACTTCAGCTTCTCTTACGGTGCTGTATTCTCATGGAAACGCCGCTGATCTGGGTCAGATGTACGAGTTGTTCAGTGAACTCAGTATTCACCTCCGAGTCAACCTCTTGTG ttatGACTATTCTGGGTATGGTCAATCTTCTGGGAAG CCTAGTGAACAGAACACTTATGCAGATATAGAAGCTGCTTATAAATGTTTGGTAGAAATGTATGGggccaaagaagaagatattATTCTGTATGGACAATCTGTTGGTAGTGGTCCTACTACAGATTTAGCTTCCCGTTTGCCCAATCTCCGAGCTGTCATTCTCCATAGTCCCATCCTATCTGGTCTTCGAGTCATGTATCCTGTGAAGCGGACGTACTGGTTCGACATTTATAAG AACATCGATAAAATTCCTTTGGTCAATTGTCCAGTTTTAGTAATTCAC GGAACAGCTGATGATGTAGTAGATTGCTCCCATGGGAAGCAACTTTGGGAACATTGTAAAGAAAAGTATGAACCGTTATGGGTTAAAGGAGGAAATCATTGTGACCTAGAACTTTACCCTCAATATATAAAGCACCTAAAGAAATTTATCGCAGCCATTGAGAAGTCCTCACGTCATAGAACTGAACCCGGACCAGCTCCCGACCAACTAGACATACCTCGGGACAGCAAAGATTTCAGAGAGAAACCTAGACCTAGCATGGATCTAAGGGAGATCTCTAGACGAAGTATTGAATTCAAAGACAAGTCTAGAATAAGCACAGACCTTAAAGAAAAATCAAGATCTGGAGTGGATAAAAGAGATAAATCCAGAAAAAGTGTAGATCGCAGCGACAAAGTAAATAATGGAGTAGCAGAGATTCCCGAGAAAGCTAGAAATAGCATTGACCG TTTTGGGGGGATGGTGAGATCAGTTGGATTATGCAATATTGATTGTTTCAGACCCTCGGCAACTCACGCATAA